A window of the Podarcis raffonei isolate rPodRaf1 chromosome 4, rPodRaf1.pri, whole genome shotgun sequence genome harbors these coding sequences:
- the LOC128412598 gene encoding disintegrin and metalloproteinase domain-containing protein 20-like, with protein sequence MSGSLAWLLIMFLRNVLSVPGGQTPPQGFRYASYEVTIPRKLSFKYGLQETQDVSYLLQIEGKGQVVHLKQKKGIVPKRFPIFMYNKEGDLLSDYHYIRDDCFYSGFIQDKPLSSVTLSTCSGGLRGLLQLNNETYQIEPVQPSATFQHVVYRLEIEEGAMHMRCGLTEEEQRHQEAMIQDTEHVAVKSAPAGLWWPHKRHAEVAFVVEHERYVKFDKNETDIALKILEATHVINSFFEPLFLDVSVAGLEIWTEKNLIDVDKSIGATLNAFSIWRRNTLLTHLKNDAAHLIVYRSYKGIIGVAYVGQICSEKFATGVVVSKNFNLFDFSVLFAHEFGHNLGMKHDDFVCKCDRRACIMSAWHSDVDKFSNCSYYEYFNRRNSPCLLIPPDPDQMYNLEYCGNKVVEKGEQCDCGTSEQCRLDYCCRPDCTLRPCANCSSGLCCDRCKYRPGGSICRKSIGICDLPEFCTGTSDQCPEDVYVQDGAPCGDGVYCYHGRCSTPNGQCEKIFGKKTVRASEDCFRGLNAQGDRFGNCGLKHGIFKKCKAENILCGRMQCSNIYGLPTLEEHQTIIQTTIGKSNCWATDYHSGMEVADLGAVEDGTPCGTGMMCMNRECKNVSLLQYDCNATKCHNRGICNNHKHCHCSYGWAPPDCLKKGHGGSIDSGPISKNWNGVIVGSIVGSVLVLSTVTAAVGMGVYYRFVLSNKVRRKSSRISPS encoded by the coding sequence ATGAGTGGCAGCCTGGCATGGCTGCTCATTATGTTCTTGAGGAATGTCCTGAGTGTGCCTGGCGGCCAGACACCACCTCAGGGCTTTAGGTATGCCTCTTATGAGGTGACCATCCCAAGGAAACTGAGCTTCAAGTATGGACTACAGGAAACCCAGGATGTCAGCTACCTACTACAGATTGAGGGGAAGGGCCAGGTGGTGCATCTCAAGCAGAAGAAGGGCATTGTTCCTAAACGCTTCCCCATCTTCATGTACAATAAGGAAGGGGACCTCCTGAGTGACTATCATTACATCAGGGATGATTGTTTCTACAGTGGCTTCATACAGGACAAGCCTCTCTCTTCAGTCACTCTCAGCACTTGCTCAGGGGGACTCAGGGGCCTGTTACAACTTAACAATGAGACATATCAAATTGAACCTGTCCAGCCATCTGCTACCTTTCAGCATGTGGTGTATCGGCTGGAAATAGAGGAGGGTGCCATGCACATGAGGTGTGGGTTGACGGAGGAAGAGCAAAGGCATCAAGAGGCCATGATCCAGGACACAGAGCATGTGGCTGTCAAAAGTGCTCCAGCAGGACTCTGGTGGCCACACAAGAGACATGCAGAAGTGGCATTTGTGGTGGAGCATGAACGATATGTTAAGTTTGATAAAAATGAAACTGATATTGCTCTGAAAATTCTTGAGGCCACCCATGTTATAAATTCATTTTTTGAGCCACTGTTTCTTGACGTGTCTGTAGCAGGACTGGAGATATGGACGGAAAAGAACCTCATAGATGTTGATAAAAGTATCGGAGCCACACTTAATGCTTTCAGTATATGGAGACGTAACACTCTACTTACCCATCTAAAGAATGATGCTGCTCACTTAATTGTATACAGGTCGTATAAAGGTATTATTGGAGTAGCATATGTAGGACAAATTTGTAGTGAGAAATTCGCTACTGGTGTTGTAGTATCAAAGAATTtcaatttgtttgatttttctgtgctATTTGCCCATGAATTTGGACATAATCTTGGTATGAAACATGATGATTTTGTCTGTAAATGTGACCGACGTGCCTGCATTATGTCTGCTTGGCACTCAGATGTTGATAAGTTTAGCAACTGCAGTTACTATGAGTATTTCAATCGAAGGAACTCACCTTGCTTGTTGATTCCACCAGACCCTGATCAAATGTATAACCTCGAATACTGTGGCAACAAAGTAGTGGAAAAAGGGGAGCAATGTGACTGTGGTACAAGTGAACAGTGTCGATTGGATTATTGTTGCAGGCCAGATTGCACGTTGCGTCCATGTGCCAATTGTTCTTCTGGATTGTGCTGTGACAGGTGCAAGTACCGTCCCGGTGGATCCATTTGCAGAAAGAGTATTGGCATCTGTGACCTGCCTGAGTTTTGCACTGGGACTTCGGACCAATGTCCGGAAGATGTTTATGTACAAGATGGTGCCCCTTGCGGTGATGGAGTCTATTGCTATCATGGTCGTTGTAGTACTCCTAATGGGCAGTGCGAAAAGATATTTGGCAAGAAAACCGTACGAGCTTCAGAGGATTGTTTCAGAGGACTGAATGCTCAAGGTGATCGCTTTGGCAACTGTGGCCTAAAACATGGTATTTTTAAgaaatgcaaagctgaaaatatTCTATGTGGCCGAATGCAGTGTAGTAATATTTATGGGCTACCTACCTTGGAGGAACACCAAACCATCATTCAAACCACCATTGGCAAAAGTAACTGCTGGGCTACAGACTACCACAGTGGAATGGAGGTAGCTGATCTTGGAGCAGTGGAAGACGGTACACCTTGTGGCACTGGCATGATGTGTATGAATAGGGAATGCAAGAACGTGTCCCTCTTGCAGTATGATTGTAATGCCACAAAGTGCCATAATAGGGGAATATGCAACAACCACAAACACTGCCATTGTTCTTATGGTTGGGCCCCTCCTGACTGTCTAAAGAAAGGACATGGGGGCAGCATTGACAGtgggccaatttcaaaaaactggaATGGTGTCATTGTAGGTAGTATTGTCGGAAGTGTGTTGGTCCTTTCCACAGTGACTGCTGCTGTTGGCATGGGTGTGTATTACAGGTTTGTGCTAAGCAACAAGGTTAGAAGAAAGAGTTCAAGAATCTCTCCATCATAA